In one window of Paraflavitalea soli DNA:
- a CDS encoding DMT family transporter: MNRELSLTKPIAGNAGGWINGFVGVLIFSGSLPATRVAIIDFSPVFLTVARASIAGLLALCLLLIYKEKRPNRQQVFQLAIVAMGVVVGYPLLSALALQYVTSAHSIIFVGMLPLTTALFAVLRGGERPHPAFWVFAILGSSFVIGYAVVQGLSVSPIGDILMLLAVIVCGLGYAEGAKLSKTLGGWQVISWALVIALPFMVPLGFMVRPSSFTGISTAAWVGLGYVSLFSMLIGFVFWYRGLAQGGIAAVGQLQLLQPFLGLALAATLLHETVSLGMLSVTIGVILCVAGSKKFGK; encoded by the coding sequence ATGAATAGGGAATTATCACTTACAAAACCGATAGCAGGGAATGCCGGGGGGTGGATCAACGGCTTCGTAGGGGTATTGATCTTCAGCGGTTCACTACCTGCCACCAGGGTGGCCATCATCGATTTTTCACCGGTCTTTTTAACGGTAGCACGTGCATCTATCGCCGGGCTGCTGGCGCTTTGCCTTTTATTGATCTATAAAGAAAAGCGCCCCAACCGGCAACAGGTTTTTCAATTGGCAATAGTGGCCATGGGTGTGGTAGTGGGCTATCCACTGCTAAGCGCTCTGGCCTTACAATATGTCACATCAGCCCATTCCATCATTTTCGTGGGTATGCTGCCATTGACAACGGCGCTATTCGCTGTGCTGCGTGGAGGAGAACGCCCGCACCCTGCATTCTGGGTATTCGCGATCCTGGGAAGTTCCTTTGTAATAGGATATGCCGTGGTACAAGGTTTGTCAGTATCACCCATAGGCGATATCCTTATGTTGCTGGCCGTTATTGTATGCGGGCTCGGTTATGCCGAAGGGGCTAAGTTGTCTAAAACATTGGGTGGCTGGCAGGTGATCTCCTGGGCACTGGTCATTGCGTTGCCTTTTATGGTGCCACTGGGATTCATGGTGCGCCCATCGTCCTTTACGGGAATAAGCACAGCAGCCTGGGTAGGCCTGGGTTATGTTTCCCTGTTTAGTATGCTGATCGGGTTTGTGTTCTGGTACCGGGGATTGGCCCAGGGCGGCATTGCAGCCGTAGGGCAGTTGCAATTGCTGCAACCATTTTTGGGATTGGCGCTCGCTGCCACCTTATTGCACGAAACCGTAAGCCTGGGCATGCTGAGTGTCACCATCGGCGTTATCCTTTGCGTGGCAGGATCAAAGAAATTTGGGAAGTAA
- a CDS encoding aminotransferase-like domain-containing protein gives MKDNFLYSEISGNIARLIRNEVLKPGDRLPSVRMLCEEHNISMNTAKRIFLELEAQSLIESKPQSGYFVSQLPYQRLALPAVSKPAAVARYNEPEDLIRKVYSHMGSNKLTQFSIAVPSGDLLPLAKLNKEMVHATRELRGGGAAYEMLQGNEKLRRMVASRALTWGANMQEDDLITTSGGMDALSLCLMAVGKPGDTIAIESPCYPGILQLAVSLGLKVLELPTHPITGIQIEALKKAIPKIDLCLLVPNFNTPLGSCMPDEHKREVAALLARHGIPLIEDDVYGDLYFGEKRPKCCKTYDTEGNILWCSSISKTLAPGYRVGWIAPGKYKEKVLKLKLVHAISSTAITQEVVASFLKSARYDHHLRQLRRTVQGNYQHYLHAIAQFFPEGTKTSRPQGGLALWVEFPKGIDTLELYELALKQHISIAPGRMFTLQNQFQNSMRLCFGLPWSDDLQLKLKKVGNLAKMIQR, from the coding sequence ATGAAAGACAATTTCCTTTACTCCGAGATATCAGGCAATATCGCCCGGCTGATCAGGAATGAGGTATTAAAGCCGGGGGACCGGCTGCCCTCTGTAAGAATGTTGTGTGAGGAGCACAACATCAGCATGAATACGGCTAAGCGGATATTTTTAGAGTTGGAAGCCCAGTCGCTCATTGAATCAAAACCACAGTCGGGTTATTTTGTAAGCCAGCTACCTTATCAACGGCTTGCGCTGCCCGCCGTCAGTAAACCGGCTGCCGTAGCCCGTTATAATGAACCGGAAGACCTGATCCGAAAAGTATATTCCCATATGGGCAGCAATAAGCTCACCCAATTTTCCATTGCCGTTCCTTCCGGGGATTTGTTGCCACTGGCAAAATTGAACAAGGAGATGGTGCATGCTACCCGTGAACTTCGGGGGGGAGGGGCTGCCTATGAAATGTTGCAGGGCAATGAAAAATTACGTAGGATGGTGGCTTCACGGGCGCTCACCTGGGGAGCAAACATGCAGGAAGATGACCTCATTACCACCAGCGGTGGCATGGATGCCTTATCATTATGCCTGATGGCCGTAGGAAAGCCTGGCGATACCATTGCCATTGAAAGCCCTTGCTATCCTGGCATATTGCAATTGGCGGTAAGTCTCGGGTTGAAAGTACTTGAATTGCCTACACATCCTATAACGGGCATACAGATCGAGGCGCTGAAGAAAGCGATCCCGAAGATCGATCTGTGCCTGCTGGTTCCCAATTTCAATACCCCGTTGGGCAGTTGTATGCCCGATGAACACAAAAGAGAAGTGGCGGCGCTGTTGGCCAGGCATGGTATTCCATTGATCGAGGATGATGTGTATGGCGATCTTTATTTCGGAGAGAAGCGTCCTAAGTGTTGTAAGACATATGATACTGAAGGAAATATTTTATGGTGCAGCTCCATATCCAAAACCCTGGCTCCCGGCTATCGCGTGGGTTGGATAGCGCCGGGTAAATACAAGGAAAAGGTGTTGAAATTAAAACTGGTTCATGCTATATCGTCCACTGCCATTACTCAGGAGGTGGTAGCCAGTTTCCTGAAAAGCGCCCGCTACGATCATCACCTGCGACAGCTCCGGCGTACTGTACAGGGCAATTATCAACATTACCTGCATGCCATTGCTCAATTCTTTCCGGAAGGAACTAAAACAAGCAGGCCACAGGGCGGGCTGGCCCTTTGGGTAGAATTTCCCAAGGGCATCGATACGTTGGAATTGTACGAGTTGGCCTTAAAGCAACATATCAGTATTGCCCCGGGCAGGATGTTCACGCTTCAAAACCAGTTTCAAAACTCTATGCGTTTATGCTTTGGATTACCCTGGTCTGATGACCTGCAGCTGAAACTAAAAAAGGTGGGTAACCTGGCTAAGATGATCCAGCGATAA
- a CDS encoding ABC transporter permease: protein MFKNYFKTAFRNFRRNKVYSIINILGLSLGLACGMLIILYVKDELSYDRFHAQVNQLYRIGMKRIKPDGSVESKGGFTGYFQGPRFTANIPEIQAFVRVQNNQRDIKNGTEIKSQEVHLVDSNFLSAFSFPLLSGNPKTALRDLHSVVITEEVARTLFGTKEALGKTIVIKNEEGQFVPHEVTGVAKKCPQNSSIKFNMLLPIEISKETEAQNMNWMNYFLSTFVVMAPGANPLAVEAKMKQVYEKDARESIKISAEQYGDDAATFYSLQPFTDIHLSEDYQATNGLTDASKPMYSYILSGIALFILLIACINFVNLTVARSLKRAKEIGIRKVIGGDRRQLMVQFLGESFILCFVAFVLAVLMVQLVLPIFNDLSNKALALSYLFDAKLIGIYIGLFIVTSLLAGFYPSLVLSAYSPVKTLYSRFTLAGKNYLQKSLVVLQFTLASFLIIATITIYAQFNYLTNEKLGYDDSNLVLANLPTIKASKTVLLKEELLKSPAIVDVACKNVGSWSTVAKVNGSTEISFAYETVTEPYIPLLQIPLIKGRSFSKDFPSDSTHSVVVNEAFAKKAGWANPIGQEVNFWYNKNEKYQVIGVVKDYHYAALTEKIKPQLFTMKPGNSLGLAFIKIKPDGATAALQHIEKTFKTFYPNSPYSYIFKDQENLKSYEAEARWKKIMLFGAVLTIFISCIGLFGLSVMSAEKRVKEIGIRKVLGATVGHVVTILSRDFLLLVTLALIISIPIAWVTANAWLANYPYRITVSWWMFALAGVLVAMVAMFTISFNALKAAVANPVKSLRSE from the coding sequence ATGTTCAAAAACTACTTCAAAACTGCTTTTCGCAATTTCCGTCGCAACAAAGTTTATTCCATCATCAATATCCTTGGTTTGAGCCTTGGGCTGGCCTGCGGTATGTTGATCATTTTGTATGTGAAAGACGAATTAAGCTATGACCGCTTTCATGCACAGGTGAACCAGCTGTACCGCATCGGCATGAAAAGGATAAAACCCGATGGCAGCGTAGAGAGCAAGGGAGGTTTTACAGGATATTTCCAGGGCCCAAGGTTCACGGCCAATATCCCGGAAATACAAGCTTTTGTAAGGGTACAGAACAACCAGCGGGATATTAAGAACGGTACAGAGATCAAATCACAGGAAGTACACCTGGTAGACTCCAACTTCCTTAGCGCATTTAGTTTCCCCCTGCTCAGCGGCAACCCCAAAACTGCTTTACGGGATCTCCATTCAGTGGTGATCACAGAAGAAGTAGCACGCACGCTGTTTGGCACTAAGGAGGCGCTGGGCAAAACGATCGTTATTAAAAATGAAGAAGGACAGTTTGTGCCGCATGAAGTAACAGGAGTAGCTAAAAAATGCCCACAAAACTCTTCCATAAAGTTCAATATGTTGTTGCCGATAGAGATATCCAAAGAAACAGAGGCGCAGAACATGAACTGGATGAATTACTTCCTGAGCACTTTTGTGGTGATGGCTCCTGGTGCGAACCCATTGGCAGTGGAAGCAAAAATGAAACAGGTGTATGAAAAGGACGCACGGGAATCGATAAAGATATCGGCAGAGCAATATGGCGATGACGCTGCCACCTTCTACAGTCTGCAGCCATTTACCGATATCCATTTAAGTGAGGATTACCAGGCTACCAATGGACTTACCGATGCCAGCAAACCCATGTACTCTTATATCCTTTCGGGCATTGCGCTTTTTATCCTGCTCATAGCCTGCATCAACTTTGTGAATCTAACCGTAGCCCGTTCGCTAAAGCGCGCCAAAGAGATTGGCATCCGCAAAGTAATTGGCGGCGATCGCCGGCAGTTGATGGTACAATTCCTGGGCGAATCATTCATCCTGTGTTTTGTAGCTTTTGTGCTGGCCGTACTGATGGTACAACTCGTGCTGCCAATATTCAATGATCTTTCCAATAAAGCATTGGCCTTATCCTATTTATTTGATGCCAAACTGATCGGCATCTATATCGGGCTGTTTATAGTGACAAGCCTGTTGGCAGGTTTTTATCCTTCCCTGGTCCTGTCAGCCTACAGCCCGGTGAAAACATTGTACAGCCGGTTCACCCTGGCAGGCAAGAATTATTTACAGAAGAGCCTGGTCGTATTACAGTTCACCCTGGCCTCCTTCCTCATCATTGCCACTATTACCATTTATGCCCAATTCAATTACCTCACCAATGAAAAACTGGGGTATGATGATAGCAACCTGGTGCTGGCCAACCTGCCCACTATTAAAGCAAGCAAAACTGTTTTACTAAAAGAGGAGCTGCTGAAAAGCCCGGCCATTGTGGATGTGGCTTGTAAGAATGTAGGCAGCTGGAGCACGGTAGCCAAAGTAAATGGATCTACAGAAATTTCCTTTGCTTACGAAACGGTCACCGAACCTTATATTCCTTTGCTGCAAATACCGTTGATCAAGGGCCGGAGTTTCTCTAAGGATTTCCCTTCCGATTCTACGCATTCCGTAGTTGTAAATGAGGCTTTCGCCAAAAAGGCAGGATGGGCCAATCCTATTGGCCAGGAAGTAAACTTCTGGTACAACAAAAACGAAAAGTACCAGGTGATCGGCGTAGTAAAAGATTATCATTATGCTGCTTTGACAGAGAAAATAAAGCCGCAATTATTTACGATGAAACCGGGTAATTCCCTGGGCCTGGCCTTTATCAAGATCAAACCGGATGGCGCGACAGCTGCACTGCAGCATATTGAAAAGACTTTTAAGACCTTCTACCCCAATAGTCCCTATTCTTATATTTTCAAGGATCAGGAGAACCTGAAGAGCTATGAAGCGGAAGCACGCTGGAAGAAGATCATGCTGTTTGGTGCGGTACTCACCATCTTCATTTCCTGTATTGGATTGTTTGGTTTGTCAGTAATGTCGGCTGAGAAACGTGTGAAAGAAATTGGTATCCGTAAAGTACTGGGCGCTACCGTGGGCCATGTGGTGACGATATTATCGAGAGACTTCTTGCTATTGGTAACCCTGGCATTGATCATATCCATACCTATTGCCTGGGTGACAGCGAATGCCTGGCTGGCCAATTATCCTTATCGCATTACCGTAAGCTGGTGGATGTTCGCACTGGCAGGCGTACTGGTAGCGATGGTAGCGATGTTCACCATTAGTTTTAATGCACTCAAAGCCGCTGTGGCTAATCCGGTGAAAAGTTTGCGGTCGGAATAA